The Nitrospirales bacterium genome includes a window with the following:
- a CDS encoding phosphatidylserine decarboxylase: MSPIAHQYIDRQTAHVITERFFGDRMVNTLYSSARERAPELFHALTSFRTSQLLSYWTYDSRVMAKFSGMSRFTRSLGIDLSECLDPPSTLNTPRKVFERKIRYWDVRPMDDAQSTVVSPADARVLFGSFASSSMLFLKGKFFDFVDLLGQDKPLWRHAFQDGDYAIFRLTPDKYHYNHAPVSGTVIDSYEIPGCYHSCNPGPVISLATPFSKNKRTVTIIDTDVPDGSQVGLVAMIEIVALMIGTIVQCYSEHRYDDPQDMSKGLFMKKGQPKSLYRPGSSTDVLIFQKHRITPCKDLIENMHRQDVRSRYSLGFGQPLVETDITARSTIATAYESKAYGQASR; this comes from the coding sequence ATGAGCCCCATTGCACATCAGTACATTGATCGACAGACCGCTCATGTGATCACGGAGCGTTTTTTTGGCGACCGCATGGTCAATACTCTCTACTCCTCAGCGCGGGAGAGAGCGCCAGAATTATTTCACGCCCTCACGTCTTTTCGAACCTCACAACTCTTGAGTTATTGGACCTACGATTCGAGAGTCATGGCCAAATTCAGCGGCATGAGTCGTTTCACCAGATCATTAGGGATTGACCTGAGCGAGTGCCTGGACCCTCCATCCACTTTGAACACGCCACGAAAAGTCTTTGAGCGAAAAATTCGCTATTGGGATGTCCGCCCGATGGATGACGCCCAGTCTACAGTCGTCTCGCCCGCGGACGCGCGTGTGTTGTTCGGCTCGTTTGCATCCTCGTCCATGTTGTTTCTCAAAGGAAAGTTTTTTGATTTCGTCGACTTACTCGGACAGGACAAACCCCTATGGAGGCATGCGTTTCAGGACGGCGATTACGCGATTTTTCGATTAACGCCCGATAAGTATCATTACAATCATGCACCTGTCAGCGGGACGGTCATCGACAGTTACGAAATTCCAGGATGCTATCACTCATGCAATCCGGGCCCGGTCATTTCCCTGGCCACGCCTTTTTCAAAAAATAAACGAACCGTCACCATCATAGACACGGACGTCCCCGACGGATCACAAGTTGGACTTGTGGCCATGATTGAGATCGTGGCCTTGATGATCGGGACGATCGTGCAATGTTATAGCGAGCACAGGTATGACGACCCACAGGACATGTCGAAGGGATTGTTCATGAAAAAAGGGCAACCCAAAAGCCTGTATCGTCCCGGGAGTTCCACGGATGTTCTGATCTTCCAAAAACACCGCATAACACCCTGCAAGGATTTGATCGAAAACATGCATCGTCAGGATGTCCGGAGTCGATATTCTCTGGGGTTTGGACAACCGCTTGTCGAAACCGACATCACCGC